A window from Leifsonia shinshuensis encodes these proteins:
- a CDS encoding biotin--[acetyl-CoA-carboxylase] ligase, protein MEFRRSRSIVPVLEVLPEAGSTNDVLSARAGDLPDLAVLVTDNQTGGRGRLGRVWVTPPGTALAISVLLKPAGLPPTAYGWFPLLAGLAMSRALGPLVPGGVQVKWPNDVLIDGDKVCGILAELLPGMSGLVIGAGVNLAQTREQLPTDTSTSLRLAGAEDEDADRVLSAYLIQLTTLYRDFLSASGDPLRSALRDEVVEACHTIGRPVRVQLPSGDDLLGTAVGIDEDGRLIVESDAGRTAVAAGDVTHLRY, encoded by the coding sequence GTGGAGTTCCGACGCAGCCGATCCATCGTCCCGGTCCTCGAGGTGCTGCCCGAGGCGGGCTCGACCAACGACGTCCTGAGCGCGCGCGCCGGCGACCTGCCGGACCTCGCGGTGCTGGTCACGGACAACCAGACGGGCGGCCGCGGGCGCCTGGGCCGGGTGTGGGTCACGCCGCCGGGCACGGCTCTTGCGATCTCGGTGCTGCTCAAGCCGGCCGGGCTCCCGCCGACCGCGTACGGCTGGTTCCCGCTGCTGGCCGGGCTGGCCATGAGCCGCGCACTCGGTCCGCTGGTCCCGGGCGGCGTGCAGGTGAAGTGGCCCAATGACGTCCTGATCGACGGGGACAAGGTGTGCGGCATCCTCGCCGAGCTGCTGCCCGGGATGTCCGGGCTCGTCATCGGCGCCGGCGTCAACCTCGCCCAGACGCGCGAGCAGCTGCCCACCGACACCTCCACATCGCTCCGGCTGGCGGGCGCCGAGGACGAGGACGCGGACCGCGTGCTGTCGGCGTACCTCATCCAGCTCACCACCCTCTACCGCGACTTCCTCTCCGCGAGCGGCGACCCGCTGCGGAGCGCGCTGCGCGACGAGGTCGTCGAGGCCTGCCACACGATCGGCCGGCCGGTGCGGGTGCAGCTGCCCTCCGGCGACGATCTGCTCGGCACGGCGGTGGGCATCGACGAGGACGGCCGGCTGATCGTCGAGTCGGATGCGGGCCGCACCGCGGTGGCAGCGGGCGACGTGACGCACCTGCGGTATTAA
- a CDS encoding acyltransferase: MEEKTKQATGGRLAALDGLRGLAAVVVLLHHAMYTNPDFPGAPGSGSAPVGSAMWWISYTPLKLFTAGVESVIVFFVLSGLVVTLPVIRKRGFDWIAYFPRRAVRLLVPVMASVLLAAVWVMAIPQKSTQPDGTWLSDSSTPNFGWEYIVKGWDLLGGDGQINNPLWSLRWELVFSLALPIFAVLALAVRKWWIGGLAAACALTYLGVHADSGELQYLPAFFVGAVIAVRLDAVRNVADRINTHWYRHPLWAALAVASLLLLIAPWLVGPSIADMPDLDAVLKGLVPLAAAGLVVVSLGWRPLRATLETRPVQFSGTISFSLYLVHVPILIFSTYLFADQPWYVALIFGIPVAVVVAVGFTWLIEKRSHGWAKAAGVWASKRYSTWFGRDEAATPEAKSGTTEEPAAGREAGSVADARR, translated from the coding sequence GTGGAAGAGAAGACGAAACAGGCGACGGGCGGCCGGTTGGCCGCACTCGACGGTCTGCGCGGTCTCGCGGCAGTGGTCGTGCTGCTGCACCACGCGATGTACACGAACCCCGACTTCCCCGGAGCACCCGGCAGCGGATCGGCGCCGGTGGGCTCGGCCATGTGGTGGATCAGCTACACGCCGCTGAAGCTCTTCACCGCCGGCGTCGAGTCGGTGATCGTCTTCTTCGTGCTCTCGGGACTCGTCGTCACGCTCCCGGTGATCCGCAAGCGCGGGTTCGACTGGATCGCGTACTTCCCGCGCCGTGCGGTCCGCCTCCTCGTGCCGGTGATGGCGTCTGTCCTGCTCGCCGCCGTGTGGGTCATGGCCATCCCGCAGAAGTCCACGCAGCCCGACGGTACGTGGCTCAGCGACTCCTCCACCCCGAACTTCGGCTGGGAGTACATCGTCAAGGGCTGGGACCTGCTCGGCGGCGACGGGCAGATCAACAACCCGCTGTGGTCCCTGCGCTGGGAGCTGGTCTTCTCGCTGGCGCTGCCCATCTTCGCCGTCCTCGCGCTCGCGGTGCGGAAGTGGTGGATCGGCGGTCTCGCGGCCGCGTGCGCCCTCACGTACCTCGGCGTGCACGCCGACTCCGGCGAGCTGCAGTACCTTCCCGCGTTCTTCGTCGGCGCAGTCATCGCGGTCCGTCTGGACGCCGTGCGCAACGTCGCGGACCGGATCAACACGCACTGGTACCGCCACCCGCTCTGGGCGGCGCTCGCGGTGGCCAGCCTCCTGCTCCTGATCGCTCCGTGGCTCGTCGGCCCGAGTATCGCCGACATGCCGGACCTGGACGCGGTCCTGAAGGGGCTCGTGCCGCTCGCCGCGGCGGGGCTCGTGGTCGTCTCCCTCGGATGGCGCCCGCTGCGTGCGACGCTCGAGACGCGGCCGGTGCAGTTCTCCGGAACGATCTCGTTCAGCCTGTACCTGGTGCACGTGCCGATCCTGATCTTCAGCACCTACCTGTTCGCCGACCAGCCGTGGTACGTCGCCCTGATCTTCGGCATCCCCGTCGCCGTGGTGGTTGCGGTCGGCTTCACCTGGCTGATCGAGAAGCGCAGCCACGGCTGGGCGAAGGCGGCCGGAGTCTGGGCCTCGAAGCGCTACAGCACCTGGTTCGGCCGCGACGAGGCCGCCACCCCGGAGGCGAAGTCCGGGACCACGGAGGAGCCCGCGGCCGGTCGCGAGGCCGGCTCAGTCGCGGACGCTCGGCGCTAA
- a CDS encoding 5-(carboxyamino)imidazole ribonucleotide synthase produces the protein MPNRIIGVIGGGQLARMMIPPAVELGIELRVLEEAEGMSADLAATGVGDYRDLDTVLAFAETVDVITFDHEHVPPAILRELQSRGIPVHPGPDALLYAQDKLQMRAKLSELGLPVPDWAAVESADELGAFLADHGGRAVVKTARGGYDGKGVRGVSDASGADDWFLALAEDGRGGALLVEELVPFRRELAQLVARRPSGEIAAWPVVETVQRDGVCAEVLAPAPGATGRVAEAAEEIARRVAEGLGVTGVLAVELFETTDGRVLVNELAMRPHNSGHWSIEGAVTGQFEQHLRAVLDLPLGSTEPRADWSVMVNILGGPSEGTLQDRYPAALAAHPEAKFHGYGKAPRPGRKVGHVTVSGEDLDDVVYRARAAAAFFEG, from the coding sequence ATGCCCAATCGCATCATCGGCGTGATCGGCGGCGGTCAGCTGGCCAGGATGATGATCCCCCCGGCGGTCGAGCTCGGCATCGAGTTGCGCGTGCTGGAGGAGGCCGAGGGCATGAGCGCGGACCTCGCCGCGACCGGCGTCGGCGACTACCGCGACCTCGACACGGTGCTCGCGTTCGCCGAGACCGTCGACGTGATCACCTTCGACCACGAGCATGTGCCCCCGGCGATCCTGCGCGAGCTGCAGTCGCGCGGCATCCCCGTGCATCCCGGTCCGGATGCCCTCCTCTACGCGCAGGACAAGCTGCAGATGCGCGCGAAGCTCAGCGAGCTGGGGCTGCCGGTCCCCGACTGGGCCGCGGTGGAGTCGGCCGACGAGCTCGGCGCCTTCCTCGCGGACCACGGCGGACGGGCCGTCGTCAAGACGGCCCGCGGGGGATACGACGGCAAGGGGGTCCGGGGCGTCTCGGACGCGTCCGGCGCGGACGACTGGTTCCTGGCGCTCGCCGAGGACGGCCGCGGCGGCGCCCTCCTCGTGGAGGAGCTGGTGCCGTTCCGCCGCGAGCTCGCGCAGCTGGTCGCACGGCGGCCCTCCGGCGAGATCGCCGCGTGGCCGGTCGTCGAGACGGTCCAGCGCGACGGCGTCTGCGCCGAAGTGCTGGCGCCGGCCCCCGGCGCGACCGGCCGCGTCGCGGAGGCCGCGGAGGAGATCGCGCGCCGCGTGGCCGAGGGTCTCGGCGTCACCGGTGTGCTGGCGGTGGAACTGTTCGAGACGACGGACGGTCGCGTCCTCGTCAACGAGCTGGCCATGCGCCCGCACAACAGCGGCCACTGGTCGATCGAGGGCGCGGTGACCGGGCAGTTCGAGCAGCACCTGCGCGCCGTCCTCGACCTGCCGCTCGGCTCCACGGAGCCGCGTGCCGACTGGTCCGTGATGGTGAACATCCTCGGCGGGCCGTCCGAAGGGACGCTGCAGGACCGTTACCCGGCCGCGCTCGCCGCGCATCCCGAAGCCAAGTTCCACGGCTACGGCAAGGCGCCCCGGCCGGGCCGGAAGGTCGGGCACGTCACCGTGAGCGGCGAGGACCTCGACGACGTGGTGTACCGGGCGCGGGCAGCGGCGGCCTTCTTCGAGGGCTGA
- a CDS encoding acyltransferase has product MSPATPTSVTPSASRLTSLDGLRGIAALIVLAHHASLLTPAISAAYIATPGMSGPVAGSIGWWFTYTPLKIFTAGPEAVVVFFVLSGFVLSLPVLGPRAFDWMSYYPRRIARIGVPVVGSLLFATALALLVPQLPQHAMSSWVSTTSVPPPSFWDVVHYLDPSLGSWFINNPLWSIYWEMAFSLLLPVFVGLAVLLRRWWPLLIALVVAIVMCGFFANAPAFRYLPGFFLGAVAATQLERIHRAGAALAARRWGWLVWLAVAVASAVLLVAHWMTTSSTLAVWLQALQPVAALGLLVCCLEWRLLARVLSHQPFRWLGMISFSLYLVHVPIIVTFSYLFGSWGPTRVAALAIPTALVAGSLFYLAVEKPAHRFSKRVGSTVGRAFAARAEPAGAPERELAPSVRD; this is encoded by the coding sequence ATGTCACCTGCCACTCCGACCTCCGTCACCCCGTCGGCCTCCCGCCTCACCTCGCTGGACGGCCTGCGCGGCATCGCCGCGCTCATCGTGCTGGCCCACCACGCCTCGCTGCTCACCCCCGCCATCTCCGCCGCGTACATCGCGACGCCCGGGATGAGCGGACCGGTCGCGGGCAGCATCGGCTGGTGGTTCACGTACACGCCGCTGAAGATCTTCACCGCGGGTCCGGAGGCCGTGGTGGTCTTCTTCGTGCTCTCCGGCTTCGTGCTCAGCCTGCCGGTGCTCGGACCGCGCGCCTTCGACTGGATGTCGTACTACCCGCGACGCATCGCCCGGATCGGCGTCCCCGTCGTGGGCTCGCTGCTGTTCGCGACGGCGCTCGCCCTGCTCGTCCCGCAGCTCCCCCAGCACGCCATGAGCTCGTGGGTGTCGACCACCTCGGTGCCGCCGCCCTCGTTCTGGGATGTCGTCCACTACCTCGATCCGAGCCTGGGCAGCTGGTTCATCAACAACCCGCTGTGGTCGATCTACTGGGAGATGGCGTTCTCGCTGCTGCTCCCGGTGTTCGTCGGGCTCGCCGTGCTGCTGCGTCGCTGGTGGCCGCTGCTCATCGCGCTTGTGGTCGCGATCGTGATGTGCGGCTTCTTCGCGAACGCGCCGGCGTTCCGGTACCTGCCGGGGTTCTTCCTCGGCGCCGTCGCGGCCACGCAGCTGGAGCGCATCCACCGCGCGGGCGCTGCTCTGGCGGCACGCCGCTGGGGCTGGCTGGTCTGGCTCGCCGTCGCCGTGGCGTCCGCTGTGCTGCTCGTCGCGCACTGGATGACCACGTCGTCGACGCTCGCGGTGTGGCTCCAGGCGCTCCAGCCGGTCGCCGCCCTCGGCCTCCTGGTCTGCTGCCTCGAGTGGCGGCTGCTGGCCCGGGTGCTGTCGCACCAGCCGTTCCGCTGGCTCGGCATGATCTCGTTCAGCCTCTACCTCGTCCACGTGCCGATCATCGTCACGTTCAGCTACCTCTTCGGCAGCTGGGGCCCCACGCGCGTGGCCGCACTCGCCATCCCGACGGCTCTCGTCGCGGGGTCGCTGTTCTACCTCGCGGTGGAGAAGCCCGCGCACCGGTTCTCGAAGCGGGTGGGCAGCACGGTGGGACGCGCCTTCGCGGCGCGTGCCGAGCCCGCCGGGGCGCCCGAGCGGGAGTTAGCGCCGAGCGTCCGCGACTGA
- the purE gene encoding 5-(carboxyamino)imidazole ribonucleotide mutase, producing MPASPSPLVSVVMGSDSDWSVMQEASRVLSEFDVAHEVEVVSAHRTPEKMIAFGKAAASRGVKVIVAGAGGAAHLPGMLAAVTTLPVVGVPVPLARLDGLDSLLSIVQMPAGVPVATVSIGGARNAGLLAVKILATSDSALEQRLADFAADLEASVEQKNQALKSQL from the coding sequence ATGCCTGCATCCCCCTCTCCGCTGGTCTCCGTCGTCATGGGGTCCGACTCCGATTGGTCGGTCATGCAGGAGGCGTCCCGCGTCCTGAGCGAATTCGACGTCGCCCACGAGGTGGAGGTCGTCTCGGCCCACCGGACGCCGGAGAAGATGATCGCGTTCGGCAAGGCCGCCGCGTCGCGCGGCGTGAAGGTCATCGTCGCGGGAGCCGGCGGAGCGGCGCATCTGCCCGGGATGCTCGCCGCCGTCACCACCCTGCCCGTCGTGGGCGTCCCCGTGCCGCTCGCCCGCCTCGACGGCCTGGATTCGCTCCTCTCGATCGTGCAGATGCCCGCCGGGGTCCCGGTCGCGACCGTGTCGATCGGCGGCGCGCGCAACGCCGGCCTGCTGGCGGTGAAGATCCTCGCCACCTCGGACAGCGCGCTCGAGCAGCGCCTCGCGGACTTCGCCGCCGACCTCGAGGCGAGCGTCGAGCAGAAGAACCAGGCCCTCAAATCCCAGCTGTGA
- a CDS encoding acyl-CoA carboxylase epsilon subunit, with amino-acid sequence MSGAHAAEPRGSALDPSQLRFLTRGVTAEEVAAVTAVLAAAAAEQAAAAKEAQAEHGPDAWARTQRALRGELRPGGGAWRSFSG; translated from the coding sequence GTGAGCGGCGCGCACGCGGCCGAGCCCCGCGGTTCGGCGCTCGACCCGTCCCAGCTCCGCTTCCTCACTCGCGGCGTGACCGCCGAGGAGGTGGCGGCCGTGACCGCCGTCCTCGCGGCCGCTGCCGCGGAGCAGGCCGCCGCCGCCAAAGAGGCGCAGGCCGAGCACGGCCCTGACGCGTGGGCGCGGACCCAGCGTGCGCTGCGCGGCGAGCTGCGCCCGGGTGGCGGAGCCTGGCGCTCGTTCTCGGGCTGA
- a CDS encoding PH domain-containing protein, whose translation MTSTPDGTAAQPAQPPERVIARLRSNARRLFWPSLVLIVAAGAVGYLAGRVGEVWEIVLLWSAAAAVVLLLFLLPLAAWLSRRYTITTRRLILRHGFFVRVRQELLHSRGYDVSVRRTWLQSLFRSGDVLINSGLEHPVVLKDVPKADQVQRALSELMDHSQTVVAVRRQQSESVSDETTVWGSR comes from the coding sequence ATGACCAGCACCCCGGACGGGACCGCCGCGCAGCCCGCCCAGCCACCCGAGCGTGTCATCGCCCGGCTGCGGTCGAACGCCCGGCGCCTGTTCTGGCCGAGCCTGGTGCTGATCGTGGCCGCCGGGGCCGTCGGCTACCTCGCCGGACGGGTCGGCGAGGTGTGGGAGATCGTGCTGCTGTGGTCGGCCGCGGCCGCCGTCGTGCTGCTGCTGTTCCTGCTGCCGCTGGCCGCGTGGCTGAGCCGCCGGTACACGATCACGACGCGGCGCCTGATCCTCCGCCACGGCTTCTTCGTCCGCGTGCGGCAGGAGCTGCTGCACAGCCGCGGCTACGACGTGTCGGTGCGGCGCACCTGGTTGCAGAGCCTGTTCCGCTCCGGCGACGTGCTGATCAACTCGGGGCTGGAGCATCCGGTGGTGCTCAAGGACGTGCCGAAGGCCGACCAGGTGCAGCGCGCGCTGTCGGAGCTGATGGACCACTCGCAGACGGTGGTCGCCGTCCGCCGTCAGCAGTCGGAGTCAGTCTCCGACGAGACCACGGTCTGGGGCAGCCGCTAG
- a CDS encoding glycosyltransferase family 1 protein, which yields MTTLRVIVDDLVGDEPRGTRRYTEELTRQLIATAPAGCDVEAIVSAVTEEQLARVNDRLPGVATVTRLSVGRRELALAWQSGLSVGGPLGMLHAPTLLAPLRRHERGDTTQQLAVTIHDTLAWTHPAALGQTATAWTKAMTRRARRFADAVVVPTHAVADRLSERFDFGDRIRVIGGAPATTLRLPEDADERAERLGLPERYALTLGTIEPRKGVADLIRAVARPEAHDIPLLIVGPDRLGETSASGVAAAAGLPEDRVRALGRLDDPDFAVVLDRATLFVFPSRAEGFGLPVVEAFKFGLPVIHSDDPALVEVAGGAGLAVERPTADGDTGYPERLAAAIARVLDDAELSARLRVLASDRARAFSWRDSAERVWQLHADL from the coding sequence ATGACCACCCTCAGAGTGATCGTCGACGACCTCGTCGGCGACGAGCCGCGAGGGACCCGCCGCTACACGGAGGAGCTCACCCGGCAGCTCATCGCCACGGCCCCCGCCGGGTGCGATGTCGAGGCCATCGTCTCCGCCGTGACCGAGGAGCAGCTCGCCCGCGTGAACGACCGGCTCCCCGGCGTCGCCACGGTCACCCGGCTGTCGGTGGGCCGTCGGGAGCTCGCGCTCGCCTGGCAGTCCGGCCTCTCCGTCGGCGGACCGCTCGGGATGCTGCACGCGCCGACCCTGCTCGCGCCGCTGCGCCGCCACGAGCGCGGCGACACCACCCAGCAGCTCGCCGTGACCATCCACGACACCCTCGCCTGGACGCATCCGGCGGCACTCGGCCAGACCGCCACCGCCTGGACCAAGGCGATGACGCGCCGGGCCCGCCGCTTCGCGGACGCCGTCGTCGTGCCGACCCACGCCGTCGCCGACCGGCTCTCCGAGCGCTTCGACTTCGGCGACCGCATCCGGGTGATCGGCGGTGCGCCCGCCACCACCCTCCGCCTGCCGGAGGACGCAGACGAGCGCGCGGAGCGCCTCGGCCTCCCCGAGCGCTACGCGCTGACGCTCGGCACCATCGAGCCGCGCAAGGGCGTCGCCGACCTGATCCGGGCCGTCGCGCGGCCCGAGGCGCACGACATCCCGCTCCTCATCGTGGGGCCGGACCGCCTCGGCGAGACGTCCGCCTCCGGCGTCGCCGCCGCCGCGGGGCTGCCGGAGGACCGGGTGCGAGCGCTCGGCCGGCTCGACGACCCCGACTTCGCCGTAGTGCTCGACCGCGCCACCCTCTTCGTCTTCCCCAGCCGCGCCGAGGGCTTCGGCCTCCCGGTCGTCGAGGCGTTCAAGTTCGGGCTGCCGGTCATCCACTCGGACGACCCCGCCCTGGTCGAGGTCGCCGGAGGCGCGGGCCTCGCGGTCGAGCGTCCCACCGCGGACGGCGACACCGGCTATCCGGAGCGGCTCGCGGCCGCGATCGCGCGGGTGCTCGACGATGCCGAACTGAGCGCCCGCCTGCGCGTGCTAGCCTCGGACCGCGCCCGAGCGTTCAGCTGGCGGGACTCCGCCGAGCGCGTCTGGCAGCTCCACGCGGACCTCTGA
- a CDS encoding acyl-CoA carboxylase subunit beta — MNGVTDTEPRQTEQLPDLTTTAGKLADLKERFHEAVTASGQAAIEKQHAKGKLTARERIELLLDQGSFVELDEFVRHRTHAFGMEAKRPYGDAVVTGVGTIHGRNVAVFSQDFTIFGGSLGEVAGEKIIKVMDHALKTGVPMIGILDSGGARIQEGVVALGKYGEIFRRNTAASGVIPQISIVMGPAAGGAVYSPALTDFVIMVDKSSHMFVTGPDVIKTVTGEDVGFEELGGALTHNKVSGVSHYLASDEEDALDYARTLLSYLPQNNLAELPAFQSEPELEITDADRRLNTVIPDSPNQPYDVKTIIEGIVDDGEFLEVQPLFAPNIVIGFARVEGRSVGIVANQPSSMAGTLNIDAGEKASRFVRFCDAFSIPILTLVDVPGYLPGTDQEWTGVIRRGAKLLYAYAEATVPLVTIITRKAYGGAYIVMGSKQLGADINLAWPTAEIAVMGGQGAVNILYRGEIKRAEEAGEDVAAVRTKLANEYTYNVASPFLAAERGELDGVIEPAATRVSVIKALRALRTKRASLPPKKHGNIPL, encoded by the coding sequence GTGAACGGCGTGACCGACACCGAACCCCGTCAGACCGAACAGCTCCCCGACCTGACCACCACCGCCGGCAAGCTCGCCGACCTGAAGGAACGGTTCCACGAGGCCGTGACCGCCAGCGGCCAGGCGGCCATCGAGAAGCAGCACGCGAAGGGCAAGCTGACCGCGCGCGAGCGCATCGAGCTCCTGCTCGACCAGGGCTCCTTCGTCGAGCTCGACGAGTTCGTCCGCCACCGCACGCACGCCTTCGGCATGGAGGCGAAGCGCCCCTACGGCGACGCCGTCGTCACCGGTGTCGGCACCATCCACGGCCGCAACGTCGCGGTGTTCAGCCAGGACTTCACCATCTTCGGCGGCTCCCTCGGCGAGGTCGCCGGCGAGAAGATCATCAAGGTGATGGACCACGCGCTCAAGACCGGCGTCCCGATGATCGGCATCCTCGACTCGGGCGGCGCGCGCATCCAGGAGGGTGTCGTCGCCCTGGGCAAGTACGGCGAGATCTTCCGCCGCAACACCGCGGCCTCCGGCGTCATCCCGCAGATCTCGATCGTGATGGGCCCGGCGGCCGGCGGCGCGGTGTACTCCCCCGCGCTCACGGACTTCGTCATCATGGTCGACAAGTCGAGCCACATGTTCGTCACCGGCCCGGACGTCATCAAGACCGTCACGGGCGAGGACGTCGGCTTCGAGGAGCTCGGCGGCGCACTCACCCACAACAAGGTGTCGGGCGTCTCGCACTACCTGGCGAGCGACGAGGAGGACGCGCTCGACTACGCGCGCACCCTGCTCAGCTACCTGCCGCAGAACAACCTGGCCGAGCTCCCCGCCTTCCAGTCGGAGCCGGAACTGGAGATCACGGATGCCGACCGCCGCCTCAACACGGTCATCCCCGACTCCCCCAACCAGCCCTACGACGTGAAGACGATCATCGAGGGCATCGTCGACGACGGCGAGTTCCTCGAGGTCCAGCCGCTGTTCGCGCCGAACATCGTGATCGGCTTCGCCCGCGTCGAGGGCCGCTCGGTCGGCATCGTCGCGAACCAGCCCAGCTCGATGGCCGGCACGCTGAACATCGACGCGGGTGAGAAGGCGTCGCGCTTCGTGCGGTTCTGCGACGCGTTCAGCATCCCGATCCTCACCCTCGTGGACGTGCCCGGCTATCTGCCCGGCACGGACCAGGAGTGGACGGGCGTCATCCGCCGCGGCGCGAAGCTCCTCTACGCGTACGCGGAGGCCACGGTGCCGCTGGTCACGATCATCACGCGCAAGGCCTACGGCGGCGCGTACATCGTGATGGGCTCCAAGCAGCTCGGCGCCGACATCAACCTCGCCTGGCCGACCGCGGAGATCGCCGTGATGGGCGGCCAGGGCGCCGTCAACATCCTGTACCGCGGCGAGATCAAGCGTGCGGAGGAGGCCGGCGAGGATGTGGCCGCCGTGCGCACGAAGCTCGCCAACGAGTACACCTACAACGTCGCCAGCCCGTTCCTCGCCGCCGAGCGCGGCGAGCTGGACGGCGTGATCGAGCCGGCGGCGACGCGCGTGTCGGTCATCAAGGCCCTGCGGGCGCTGCGCACCAAGCGGGCCTCGCTGCCGCCGAAGAAGCACGGGAACATCCCGCTGTGA
- a CDS encoding LCP family protein produces the protein MTIATPLRHPDASSSHTMTKRGWWLVTMNVLLPGSAQLVAGNRTLGRVGVLSTLLLWALGIVTLVTYLIAPQAVYTLFTQAGSLTLVQSLLIAYAVLWVVLTLDTLRLVRLVRTAPRSRGWIAAFSVLVLVGVTGTAGYASMVAGSARGALGDIFSAGPSQPPIDGRYNIMLLGGDAGPDRDGLRPDSMSIVSVDASTGQAVTIGLPRDLDPVPFPKKSPLHALYPDGYGYKDRCDVDVCQLNSIYTEVELYKPKLYPDAAKNNSEPGIEAMRDALEGATGLTIQYYVLIDMQGFADLVDAVGGVDVTVKDRIPIGGDENLNGVVEWIEPGNRHLDGYHAQWYARARHGSSDYDRMARQRELQDAILKQVNPVNVVSKFQDIAKAGAQVMKTDIPQSMLGYFVDLGLKTRKLPVQQLELVPPTIDPTDPDYTQIRQLVQQSLHPATAKPAGS, from the coding sequence ATGACCATCGCCACGCCCCTGCGCCACCCCGACGCCTCCTCGTCGCACACCATGACGAAGCGCGGCTGGTGGCTGGTGACCATGAACGTGCTCCTCCCGGGTTCCGCCCAGCTCGTCGCCGGCAACCGCACGCTCGGCCGCGTCGGCGTCCTGTCCACGCTGCTGCTGTGGGCGCTCGGGATCGTCACCCTCGTCACCTACCTGATCGCTCCGCAGGCCGTCTACACGCTCTTCACGCAGGCCGGCAGCCTGACGCTCGTGCAGTCGCTGCTGATCGCGTACGCGGTGCTGTGGGTCGTGCTGACGCTCGACACGCTGCGACTCGTCCGGCTGGTGCGCACCGCTCCGCGCTCGCGCGGCTGGATCGCGGCGTTCTCCGTGCTGGTGCTCGTCGGCGTCACCGGCACGGCGGGGTACGCGTCGATGGTGGCGGGGTCCGCCCGCGGCGCGCTCGGCGACATCTTCTCGGCCGGCCCGTCCCAGCCCCCCATCGACGGCCGCTACAACATCATGCTGCTCGGCGGCGACGCCGGCCCCGACCGCGACGGGCTGCGCCCGGACAGCATGTCGATCGTGAGCGTGGACGCGAGCACCGGCCAGGCCGTGACCATCGGCCTCCCCCGCGACCTCGACCCCGTGCCGTTCCCGAAGAAGTCGCCGCTGCACGCCCTCTACCCCGACGGCTACGGGTACAAGGACCGCTGCGACGTCGACGTCTGCCAGCTGAACTCGATCTACACCGAGGTCGAGCTCTACAAGCCCAAGCTGTACCCGGACGCGGCGAAGAACAACAGCGAGCCCGGCATCGAGGCGATGCGCGACGCGCTGGAGGGCGCGACCGGCCTCACCATCCAGTACTACGTGCTCATCGACATGCAGGGCTTCGCCGACCTGGTGGATGCGGTGGGCGGCGTCGACGTGACCGTGAAGGACCGCATCCCGATCGGCGGGGACGAGAACCTGAACGGCGTCGTCGAGTGGATCGAGCCGGGCAACCGTCACCTCGACGGCTACCACGCGCAGTGGTACGCCCGGGCGCGGCACGGTTCGAGCGACTACGACCGGATGGCGCGTCAGCGCGAACTGCAGGACGCCATCCTGAAGCAGGTGAACCCCGTGAACGTCGTGTCGAAGTTCCAGGACATCGCCAAGGCCGGCGCCCAGGTGATGAAGACGGACATCCCGCAGTCGATGCTCGGCTACTTCGTCGACCTGGGGCTCAAGACCCGCAAGCTGCCGGTGCAGCAGCTGGAGCTCGTCCCGCCGACGATCGACCCGACGGACCCGGACTACACGCAGATCCGCCAGCTCGTGCAGCAGTCGCTGCACCCGGCCACGGCGAAGCCCGCCGGCAGCTGA
- a CDS encoding GtrA family protein: MTTETATPAHKARLLPQLIKFGAVGAVGFVVNLVVFNVLMVVVLVNVPHKTLYATAIATLVAIGANWLGNRYWAFSSNRSDNATREGVEFFVVSLAGMAIPLLCVWVSHYLLGFQSLLADNIANNVVGLALGTVFRFAFYRWWVFSPDRAASRAKRAGRRRPITGSTLAAAPDRGLVGD; the protein is encoded by the coding sequence ATGACGACCGAAACCGCGACACCGGCGCACAAGGCGCGTCTCCTCCCGCAGCTGATCAAGTTCGGCGCGGTCGGCGCCGTCGGCTTCGTGGTGAACCTGGTCGTGTTCAACGTCCTGATGGTCGTCGTTCTGGTGAACGTGCCGCACAAGACGCTCTACGCCACGGCCATCGCGACGCTCGTCGCCATCGGCGCCAACTGGCTGGGCAACCGCTACTGGGCGTTCTCGAGCAACCGGAGCGACAACGCGACGCGCGAGGGCGTCGAGTTCTTCGTCGTCAGCCTCGCCGGCATGGCGATCCCGCTGCTGTGCGTCTGGGTGTCGCACTACCTGCTCGGGTTCCAGAGCCTGCTGGCGGACAACATCGCCAACAACGTCGTGGGGCTCGCCCTCGGCACCGTGTTCCGGTTCGCCTTCTACCGCTGGTGGGTGTTCTCCCCCGACCGCGCCGCGTCGAGGGCGAAGCGCGCGGGCCGTCGCCGCCCGATCACCGGGTCGACGCTAGCGGCTGCCCCAGACCGTGGTCTCGTCGGAGACTGA